From the genome of Bordetella sp. H567, one region includes:
- a CDS encoding glycosyltransferase, with amino-acid sequence MPRSAIPSRPLRILTWHVHGNYLYSLTRVPHEFLVPVRAGNPSGYGALGNRIPWGPHVREVAADSLRDTAFDCVVYQSRATYEERERLLSPEQLALPCAYIEHDPPLPHPTDTAHVFQHERGILVHVTHYNRAAWNNGGMRTAVIEHGVPAPQLASEQARVARGIAVINHLRRRGRRMGADLFEQAREQVPLDLIGMDSESMGGLGEIPNMEVGPFVSRYRFFYSPIRYTSLGLALIEAMMAGLPVVGFAATELARVIDNGRNGYIDTDPGRLIDVMKTLIDDPRLAASWGAEARKTALQRYGMDRFVGDWNALFHRLMGDTQ; translated from the coding sequence ATGCCGCGTAGCGCCATCCCGTCGCGTCCGCTGCGTATCCTTACCTGGCATGTGCACGGCAACTATCTCTATTCGCTCACGCGGGTGCCGCATGAATTCCTGGTGCCCGTGCGCGCCGGCAACCCGTCCGGATACGGGGCGCTGGGCAATCGCATTCCCTGGGGCCCGCATGTGCGCGAAGTGGCGGCCGATTCGCTGCGCGACACGGCGTTCGATTGCGTCGTCTACCAGTCGCGCGCCACCTACGAGGAGCGGGAGCGGCTATTGTCCCCCGAGCAGCTCGCGCTGCCCTGCGCCTACATCGAGCATGACCCGCCGCTGCCGCACCCCACGGATACCGCGCACGTGTTCCAGCACGAACGCGGCATCCTCGTCCATGTCACCCACTACAACCGCGCCGCCTGGAATAACGGCGGGATGCGCACTGCCGTCATCGAGCATGGCGTACCCGCGCCGCAGCTGGCGTCGGAACAAGCCCGGGTGGCGCGCGGCATCGCGGTGATCAACCATCTGCGCCGGCGCGGACGGCGCATGGGCGCGGACTTGTTCGAGCAGGCGCGCGAACAGGTGCCGCTGGACCTGATCGGGATGGATTCGGAATCGATGGGCGGATTGGGCGAAATCCCCAACATGGAAGTCGGCCCCTTCGTATCGCGGTATCGCTTTTTCTATAGCCCCATCCGCTACACCAGCCTGGGCCTGGCGCTGATAGAAGCCATGATGGCGGGCCTGCCCGTGGTCGGCTTCGCGGCAACCGAGCTCGCGCGCGTCATCGACAACGGACGCAACGGTTATATCGATACCGATCCCGGCCGTCTCATCGACGTCATGAAAACGCTGATAGACGACCCGCGCCTGGCGGCATCCTGGGGTGCGGAAGCAAGAAAGACAGCGTTGCAGCGCTATGGCATGGACCGCTTCGTGGGGGATTGGAACGCCCTGTTCCACAGGCTTATGGGAGATACGCAATGA
- a CDS encoding DUF4142 domain-containing protein → MSIFFLATVATAHGEGLDRGDAQFMVRAAQADAFEVQASEWALRNAENDEVKRYARTMIDGHAAMADQLKALAAAKGVALPADMSDSQARTLKSLQGETGTRFDRRYADDVAIAAHNDAVALFVDAAEHAKDPEVKAYAQQGLPSLKSHLDAGMALRKTLAASGKASPEESVPAGAAPGTVSPASREAPPSLLPGDRGAPRP, encoded by the coding sequence ATGTCAATATTTTTCCTGGCCACTGTTGCAACCGCGCACGGGGAAGGGCTGGATCGCGGCGATGCACAATTCATGGTCCGGGCGGCGCAGGCGGACGCGTTCGAGGTTCAGGCCAGCGAATGGGCGCTCCGCAACGCCGAGAACGATGAGGTCAAGCGCTATGCGCGCACGATGATTGACGGCCATGCCGCCATGGCGGACCAGCTCAAGGCCTTGGCCGCCGCCAAGGGCGTCGCACTGCCCGCCGATATGTCCGATAGCCAGGCGCGTACGCTCAAGTCCTTGCAGGGCGAGACCGGCACGCGCTTCGACAGGCGATATGCCGACGACGTCGCGATCGCGGCGCACAATGACGCGGTAGCGCTTTTCGTGGATGCCGCAGAGCACGCCAAGGATCCGGAGGTGAAGGCCTATGCGCAGCAGGGCCTGCCCAGCCTGAAATCACACCTGGACGCCGGTATGGCCTTGCGCAAGACGCTGGCGGCCAGCGGCAAGGCCAGCCCGGAGGAAAGCGTGCCGGCGGGTGCCGCTCCCGGCACGGTATCGCCGGCTTCGCGGGAGGCGCCCCCCAGCCTGCTGCCCGGCGACCGGGGCGCGCCCCGGCCGTAG
- a CDS encoding PIG-L family deacetylase: protein MQSIDDPGVLAAVSPHLDDAVAGCGALLAGTPGSTVITVFAGVPDAALPLTEWDRRCGFGDGASAMKWRLGEDDKALHLLKAQPVRLPFLDDQYVRAMERATPKADKIAHALEGVLEKAGARTVLFPVGIFHRDHILVSDAALMLFASKPERRWVAYEDALYRTKPGLLHARLVQFYTRGISLTPVSFRNTNTHRKATAMAAYGSQMPELGITRNEGDTTAPERYWLLSESIKQSPEAGAEAR, encoded by the coding sequence GTGCAATCCATCGATGATCCTGGCGTGCTCGCGGCGGTGTCGCCGCATCTGGACGATGCCGTCGCCGGCTGCGGCGCCCTGCTGGCGGGCACGCCGGGCAGCACCGTCATCACGGTGTTCGCGGGCGTGCCGGATGCCGCCCTGCCGCTGACGGAATGGGACCGGCGCTGCGGCTTCGGCGACGGCGCCTCCGCCATGAAGTGGCGTCTGGGCGAGGATGACAAGGCGCTGCATCTGTTGAAGGCGCAGCCGGTGCGGCTGCCCTTCCTGGATGATCAGTACGTGCGCGCCATGGAGCGCGCAACGCCCAAGGCGGACAAGATCGCGCACGCGCTGGAGGGCGTGCTGGAAAAAGCGGGCGCGCGTACCGTGCTGTTTCCCGTGGGCATTTTCCACCGCGACCATATCCTGGTTTCCGACGCCGCGTTGATGCTGTTCGCCAGCAAGCCGGAGCGGCGCTGGGTGGCCTACGAGGACGCGCTGTACCGCACCAAACCGGGCCTGCTGCATGCGCGCCTGGTCCAGTTCTATACCCGCGGCATCAGCCTGACGCCGGTGTCGTTCCGCAATACGAACACGCACCGCAAGGCCACCGCGATGGCGGCCTATGGCAGCCAGATGCCGGAACTGGGCATCACCAGGAACGAAGGCGATACCACCGCGCCGGAACGCTACTGGCTGCTGAGCGAATCCATCAAGCAGTCACCGGAAGCGGGGGCGGAGGCGCGATGA
- a CDS encoding glycosyltransferase family 2 protein — MTGRQPAGTNGQPPHTDGRGSRMDGPPARGEDEPRPADRDAPRVSVVVLTHERRDELLSNLGRLRERHPGVPVIVVDNGSRDGTAQAVAAAFPEVTLVRASGNLGAAGRNLGVSAARTPYIAFCDDDTCWESGALEAAQQLLDAAPRAGVISACVLVGPHGSVDPTCDIMARSPLGPGPAGTMRLMGFMAGACIVRREAYLQAGGYEPRFFIGGEEELLTLDMARLGWEMLYAGHIRTWHHPSPRRDRPRRVHLLSRNALWTAWLRLPLRAAWEETRSVLHQCARPGQAARVLLAALAGVPWILRYRACIPPEVERQRRLVVGPRASATPGTLARTGRQALPALPHEAENWRAKRSGR; from the coding sequence ATGACGGGCCGCCAGCCGGCCGGCACGAACGGACAGCCGCCCCACACGGACGGCCGCGGCTCGCGCATGGACGGTCCGCCCGCGCGCGGAGAGGACGAGCCGCGGCCCGCGGACCGGGACGCGCCCCGCGTATCGGTCGTCGTCCTCACCCACGAACGGCGCGATGAACTCCTCAGCAACCTGGGCCGGCTGCGCGAGCGGCACCCCGGCGTGCCCGTGATCGTGGTGGACAACGGTTCGCGCGACGGCACCGCGCAGGCGGTCGCGGCCGCCTTTCCGGAAGTCACGCTGGTACGGGCGTCGGGCAACCTGGGCGCGGCGGGCCGCAACCTGGGGGTCTCGGCCGCCAGGACGCCTTACATCGCTTTCTGCGACGACGACACCTGCTGGGAAAGCGGCGCGCTGGAAGCGGCGCAACAACTGCTGGACGCGGCGCCCCGGGCCGGCGTCATCAGTGCCTGCGTGCTCGTCGGCCCACACGGGTCGGTGGACCCCACATGCGACATCATGGCGCGCAGCCCGCTGGGACCCGGGCCGGCGGGCACCATGCGGCTGATGGGATTCATGGCCGGCGCCTGCATCGTGCGGCGGGAAGCGTACCTTCAGGCGGGCGGCTATGAGCCGCGCTTCTTCATTGGCGGCGAAGAGGAGCTGCTTACCCTGGATATGGCAAGGCTGGGCTGGGAGATGCTATACGCGGGCCATATCCGGACTTGGCATCATCCGTCGCCCCGGCGCGACCGCCCACGCCGCGTGCATCTGCTCAGCCGCAATGCCCTATGGACCGCCTGGCTGCGACTGCCCCTGCGAGCAGCCTGGGAAGAGACCCGCTCCGTGCTGCACCAATGCGCGCGCCCCGGCCAGGCCGCCCGGGTCTTGCTGGCCGCGCTGGCCGGCGTGCCCTGGATCCTCCGGTACCGTGCCTGCATCCCGCCGGAAGTCGAACGGCAACGCCGCCTTGTCGTGGGCCCGCGTGCGAGCGCTACACCCGGGACGCTGGCGCGGACGGGCCGGCAGGCGCTTCCAGCATTGCCGCATGAAGCGGAAAATTGGCGCGCAAAGCGGTCAGGGCGGTAA
- a CDS encoding hemerythrin domain-containing protein: MNKAEIPLAQRDALTLMLDGHCAVKKLFKDFGKTADPEIREAIAHEACMTLTVLAQIEEELFYPFLRAQNPAAFGRLLDKAVVEHGVARNLIAQIQGMTSDDPLFHARVSVLGEYIGHHIEEEEGELFPKLVVLNVDLRDIAKKLQQRKEEIATVAHLA; encoded by the coding sequence ATGAATAAGGCGGAAATCCCTCTCGCGCAGCGCGACGCCCTGACCTTGATGTTGGACGGTCATTGCGCGGTCAAGAAGCTCTTCAAGGACTTCGGGAAGACGGCTGATCCGGAGATCCGCGAGGCGATTGCGCACGAGGCGTGCATGACCTTGACCGTGCTGGCCCAGATCGAAGAAGAACTGTTCTACCCATTCCTGCGCGCGCAGAATCCCGCCGCTTTCGGCCGCCTGCTGGACAAGGCCGTGGTCGAGCATGGTGTCGCGCGCAACCTTATCGCGCAGATCCAGGGTATGACCAGCGATGACCCGCTGTTCCATGCCCGCGTGTCGGTCCTGGGCGAATACATCGGCCACCACATCGAGGAAGAGGAAGGCGAACTCTTTCCCAAGCTGGTGGTGCTGAATGTCGACCTGCGTGATATCGCCAAGAAACTGCAGCAACGCAAGGAAGAGATCGCCACCGTGGCACATCTGGCATGA
- a CDS encoding glycosyltransferase family 9 protein, whose amino-acid sequence MMDDLWQPRPRRIAIFRALQLGDMLCSVPALRALRQHSPDAHVTLIGLDNAGPFVRRFHRYVDELLPFPGIPAFPEQPARPDALPALYREAQARRFDLAVQLHGSGTLSLPIVRALGARAHAGFVPRADMARPGRLMPWPDHLPEPLRYTDLMRFLGVPVHSDALELPLSAEDRDEARLLASQARFDPERTVFVHPGARLRSRRWPAERYAQVAAALTRQGWRIAVTGSDGERALTAEVLQAAGPTAVDLTGRTSLGGLAALLSRAPLLVCNDTGVSHIAAAVGTRSVVVACGSDTHRWAPLDHARHTVIADYPPCRPCAHEDCPIGHVCALNVSVAAVLQAIAAKLGEDAVRMVDGLPPPRAVGVVAHPAMEERSSHAA is encoded by the coding sequence ATGATGGATGATCTGTGGCAGCCGCGGCCGCGCCGCATCGCCATCTTCCGGGCCCTGCAGCTGGGCGACATGCTTTGCTCGGTGCCCGCGCTGCGCGCGCTCAGGCAGCATAGTCCCGATGCCCACGTCACGCTGATCGGACTGGACAACGCCGGCCCCTTCGTCCGCCGCTTCCACCGCTACGTCGACGAGCTGCTGCCGTTTCCCGGCATCCCGGCCTTTCCAGAACAACCCGCGCGCCCCGACGCCCTGCCCGCCCTCTATCGCGAGGCCCAGGCGCGGCGGTTCGATCTGGCGGTGCAGCTGCACGGCAGCGGCACCTTGTCCCTGCCCATCGTCCGGGCCCTGGGCGCCCGCGCCCATGCGGGCTTCGTACCGCGGGCGGACATGGCCCGGCCCGGCCGGCTTATGCCATGGCCCGACCATCTGCCGGAACCGCTGCGCTACACCGACTTGATGCGCTTCCTGGGCGTGCCGGTGCACAGCGATGCCCTGGAGCTGCCGCTGTCCGCCGAGGACCGCGACGAGGCGCGGCTGCTCGCATCGCAGGCGCGCTTCGATCCTGAACGCACCGTCTTCGTCCACCCCGGCGCCCGGCTGCGGTCGCGGCGCTGGCCCGCGGAGCGATATGCCCAGGTCGCGGCCGCGCTGACCCGCCAGGGGTGGCGCATCGCCGTCACCGGCAGCGATGGCGAGCGTGCCTTGACGGCGGAGGTGTTGCAGGCCGCCGGCCCCACCGCCGTCGACCTGACAGGGCGCACGTCGCTGGGCGGATTGGCGGCGCTGCTGTCGCGCGCGCCCCTGCTCGTATGCAACGACACCGGCGTGTCGCATATCGCCGCCGCGGTTGGCACGCGCAGCGTGGTGGTGGCCTGCGGCAGCGATACGCATCGCTGGGCGCCGCTGGACCACGCGCGCCATACGGTCATCGCCGACTATCCTCCCTGCCGGCCCTGCGCCCATGAAGACTGTCCCATCGGGCATGTGTGTGCCCTGAACGTTTCCGTTGCCGCGGTGCTGCAGGCCATCGCCGCCAAGCTTGGCGAGGACGCCGTGCGCATGGTGGACGGCTTGCCGCCGCCGCGCGCGGTGGGCGTCGTCGCCCACCCGGCGATGGAAGAAAGGAGCAGCCATGCCGCGTAG
- a CDS encoding UDP-glucuronic acid decarboxylase family protein produces the protein MIQAFPRPLRVLVSGGAGFIGSHLCARLLDKGHTVLCLDNFYTGQVQHVEPLKNNPRFTLITHDVVEPFDAEVDRIYNLACPASPIHYQTQPVHTLRTCFMGAMNMLELARKTGARILQASTSEVYGDPQVHPQRESYWGHVNPIGVRSCYDEGKRCAETLFHDYARVYGVKIKIARIFNTYGPSMAPNDGRIVSNFILQALQGQAITIYGDGSQTRAFCYVDDMVDALERLMESPEDVTGPINLGNPEELTVLDIAKRIQRLAGTDVPLVFHPLPPDDPTQRCPDIGLAARELGWAPRVPVDEGLRHTIRYFSQFVNADIVRSPARADASL, from the coding sequence ATGATCCAGGCTTTTCCTCGTCCTTTGCGCGTGCTCGTGTCGGGCGGCGCCGGCTTCATCGGCTCTCATCTGTGCGCGCGGCTGCTCGACAAAGGGCACACCGTCCTTTGCCTGGACAATTTCTATACCGGCCAGGTCCAGCACGTCGAACCCCTGAAGAACAATCCGCGCTTCACCTTGATCACGCACGATGTCGTGGAGCCCTTCGACGCGGAGGTCGACCGCATCTACAACCTGGCCTGCCCGGCCTCGCCCATCCACTACCAGACGCAGCCGGTGCATACGCTGCGCACCTGTTTCATGGGCGCGATGAACATGCTGGAGCTGGCCCGCAAGACCGGCGCGCGCATCCTGCAGGCATCCACCAGCGAAGTCTACGGCGACCCGCAGGTGCATCCACAGCGCGAAAGCTACTGGGGCCACGTCAACCCCATCGGCGTGCGCTCCTGCTATGACGAGGGCAAGCGCTGCGCCGAGACGCTGTTCCACGACTACGCCCGCGTATACGGGGTCAAGATCAAGATCGCGCGGATCTTCAATACCTACGGCCCCAGCATGGCGCCCAACGACGGCCGCATCGTCTCGAACTTCATCCTGCAGGCGCTGCAGGGCCAGGCCATCACCATCTATGGCGACGGCAGCCAGACCCGCGCCTTCTGCTACGTGGACGATATGGTGGATGCACTGGAGCGGCTGATGGAAAGCCCGGAAGACGTGACCGGGCCGATCAACCTGGGCAACCCGGAAGAGCTGACGGTGCTGGACATCGCCAAGCGCATCCAGCGCCTGGCGGGCACCGACGTGCCGCTGGTGTTCCATCCGCTGCCGCCGGACGACCCGACCCAGCGCTGCCCGGATATCGGCCTGGCGGCGCGCGAGCTCGGGTGGGCGCCGCGCGTGCCGGTCGACGAAGGGCTGCGGCATACTATTCGCTACTTCAGCCAGTTCGTGAACGCCGATATCGTGCGGTCGCCCGCGCGCGCCGATGCGTCGCTGTAG